In Cytobacillus oceanisediminis, the following proteins share a genomic window:
- a CDS encoding biotin transporter BioY, which yields MKDLKTQDLVLCGLFAALMGMGANLSPFLMIGSVPITLQLLFAILAGAVLGSRKGSIAMLVYVFVGLIGAPVFAQFKGGPAQLLSPTFGFVLSFVAVAYVTGKWVGDSQLVKQKHYLMAGTLSLFCNYIIGTNWMYFALLLWADAPAGFSYRMAWGWMLAYFPLDLAVTALSFFLVPKLKQALRRTHYLNTDM from the coding sequence ATGAAAGATTTAAAGACTCAAGATTTGGTTCTTTGCGGCCTTTTTGCTGCTTTAATGGGCATGGGCGCAAATCTGTCCCCATTTCTCATGATCGGGAGTGTTCCTATTACTTTACAGCTTCTCTTTGCTATTTTAGCCGGGGCAGTGCTAGGGAGCAGAAAAGGATCAATTGCTATGCTGGTCTATGTGTTTGTTGGTTTAATAGGTGCACCTGTTTTTGCACAGTTTAAAGGAGGCCCTGCCCAGTTATTAAGCCCGACCTTCGGCTTTGTGCTGTCTTTTGTGGCTGTTGCTTATGTTACTGGAAAATGGGTTGGGGATTCTCAACTAGTTAAACAAAAGCATTATTTAATGGCAGGAACTTTAAGCCTATTTTGCAACTACATAATTGGAACCAACTGGATGTATTTTGCTCTTCTTCTTTGGGCTGATGCACCGGCAGGATTTAGCTACCGTATGGCCTGGGGCTGGATGCTTGCCTATTTTCCTCTCGACCTGGCCGTAACGGCTTTATCCTTTTTCCTCGTTCCAAAGCTGAAACAGGCACTTAGAAGGACACATTATCTTAACACCGATATGTGA